From Tachypleus tridentatus isolate NWPU-2018 chromosome 8, ASM421037v1, whole genome shotgun sequence, a single genomic window includes:
- the LOC143258437 gene encoding inactive selenide, water dikinase-like protein, producing MGTPQQPAIAAAELEVGTANSTILAIRRPFDPIAHDLHAAFRLTKFSDLKGUGYKVPQEVLLKLLEGLQQDSDGDAEQVQYMHLGIPRIGIGMDCSITPLRHGGLSLVQTTDFLYPLVEDPYIMGKIACANVLSDLYALGVTECDNMLMLLGVSTKLSEKERDVVIPLMMRGFKDCAYEAGCNVTGGQSVLNPWITIGGVATSVCQPNEFIIPNDAVIGDVLVLTKPLGTQVAVSAYHWLEHQDRWNRIKLVVSEEDVHKAYHRAMDIMARLNRTCARLMHKYNAHGATDVTGFGLLGHAHNLAKSQNNEVSFVIHNLPIIAKMAAVAKACGNMFQLLQGHSPETSGGLLICLPREQAAAFCKDIEKSEGYQAWIIGIVEKGNRKARIIEKPRVIEVPAKEKDGEIW from the exons ATGGGAACTCCACAACAACCAGCAATTGCAGCTGCAGAGCTCGAAGTTGGTACTGCAAATTCAACAATTCTTGCTATCCGACGGCCTTTTGACCCCATTGCACATGATTTACACGCAGCGTTTCGGCTTACTAAATTCTCTGATCTAAAAGGATGAGGGTATAAAGTCCCCCAGGAGGTTCTGCTCAAACTCCTGGAGGGACTTCAACAAGATAGTGATGGTGATGCTGAACAAGTCCAATATATGCATTTGGGTATCCCTCGAATTG GGATTGGCATGGATTGCAGCATTACCCCCTTGAGGCATGGTGGATTGTCATTAGTCCAGACAACTGATTTCTTGTATCCTCTTGTGGAAGACCCCTATATTATG GGCAAGATTGCCTGTGCCAACGTTCTCAGTGATCTGTATGCTTTGGGAGTTACAGAGTGTGATAATATGCTTATGCTGTTGGGTGTCAGTACCAAACTATCAGAAAAAGAGAGAGATGTTGTCATACCTTTGATGATGAGAGGTTTCAAA gATTGTGCTTATGAAGCTGGTTGTAATGTAACAGGGGGACAATCTGTGCTAAATCCATGGATTACAATAGGTGGTGTTGCAACTAGTGTTTGTCAACCAAATGAATTTATTAT CCCAAATGATGCAGTAATTGGAGACGTTCTTGTGCTTACGAAACCATTAGGCACCCAAGTAGCAGTCAGTGCTTACCATTGGCTTGAACACCAAGATAGATGGAACAGGATCAAACTAGTTGTTAGTGAGGAAGATGTGCATAAGGCATATCATCGAGCTATGGATATCATGGCAAGGTTAAATAGAACAT GTGCCAGACTCATGCACAAGTACAATGCACATGGTGCTACAGATGTGACTGGTTTTGGTCTTTTAGGCCATGCTCACAATCTTGCTAAGAGCCAGAATAATGAAGTGTCATTTGTCATCCATAATCTTCCTATTATTGCTAAGATGGCAGCTGTTGCTAAAGCTTGTGGCAACATGTTTCAGTTACTTCAGGGACATTCACCAGAAACTTCAG GTGGTCTTCTGATCTGTTTGCCACGAGAACAAGCAGCTGCATTCTGTAAAGACATAGAAAAAAGTGAAGGTTATCAAGCTTGGATCATTGGAATTGTAGAGAAAGGAAATAGAAAAGCACGTATTATTGAAAAGCCCAGAGTTATTGAAGTTCCTGCTAAAGAAAAAGATGGAGAGATTTGGTAG